A part of Cannabis sativa cultivar Pink pepper isolate KNU-18-1 chromosome 6, ASM2916894v1, whole genome shotgun sequence genomic DNA contains:
- the LOC115694755 gene encoding uncharacterized methyltransferase At2g41040, chloroplastic codes for MNPHSITHTSTPPFSTPIYMAMISSSVQSTLHKPFISPKHSQLNRIPLLASRLRYSSSTRTTTIRATSAVTVKPVSNVDKSGNSESPEVFACPVCYEPLIRKGPPGINLGAIYRSGFKCKKCEKTYSSKDIYLDLTVTAALRDYTEVKPTGTELFRSPLVSFLYERGWRQNFSQSGFPGPDEEFKMAQEYFQSAEGGLLVDVSCGSGLFTRKFAESGTYSSVVALDFSENMLRQSYEFIKRDGKLLNSNLALVRADVSRLPFASGSVDAVHAGAALHCWPSPTNAIAEITRILRSGGIFVGTTFLRYTSSTPLIVRRLRERALQPYSYLTEEEIEDLCSSCGLTNYSSKVEKSFIMFSAQKP; via the exons ATGAACCCCCATAGTATCACACACACTTCTACTCCTCCATTCTCAACTCCAATTTACATGGCGATGATTTCTTCTTCTGTTCAATCCACTCTCCACAAACCCTTTATATCCCCAAAACACTCTCAACTTAATCGAATTCCCCTTTTGGCTTCTCGTCTCCGCTACTCCTCCTCCACCAGGACCACCACCATTCGTGCTACCTCCGCCGTTACTGTTAAACCG GTGTCAAACGTCGATAAAAGTGGAAATTCCGAATCCCCTGAGGTTTTCGCTTGCCCTGTGTGCTATGAGCCTCTGATAAGAAAAGGTCCTCCGGGTATTAATTT gGGGGCAATTTATAGGTCTGGGTTTAAGTGCAAGAAATGTGAGAAGACGTATTCGAGCAAAGACATATATTTGGACTTGACTGTAACTGCTGCATTGAGAGACTATACTGAGGTGAAACCAACTGGGACTGAGTTATTTCG GAGTCCGCTGGTTTCATTTTTATATGAAAGAGGGTGGCGTCAGAACTTCAGCCAAAGCGGTTTTCCTGGTCCTGATGAAGAG TTTAAAATGGCCCAGGAATACTTTCAATCTGCTGAAGGTGGTCTTCTTGTAGATGTTAGCTGTGGGAGCGGTTTATTTACTAGAAAGTTTGCAGAATCGGGAACATACTCTTCTGTAGTTGCACTTGATTTTTCTGAAAACATGTTGCGTCAGAGTTATGAGTTCATTAAGAGAGACGGGAAGCTTTTAAACAG TAATCTTGCCCTTGTGAGAGCAGATGTTTCCAGGCTCCCCTTCGCATCAGGTTCAGTTGATGCCGTCCATGCTGGTGCCGCTTTGCATTGCTGGCCTTCTCCAACCAATGCT ATTGCTGAAATTACTCGTATATTACGGAGCGGTGGGATCTTTGTTGGAACCACATTTCTGAGATACACTTCGTCTACCCCCTTGATAGTAAGGCGTCTCCGGGAG AGGGCTCTCCAGCCGTACAGCTATTTAACAGAGGAAGAGATCGAAGACTTATGCTCATCATGTGGTCTTACCAACTATTCAAGCAAAGTAGAGAAATCTTTCATCATGTTTTCTGCTCAGAAACCTTGA